The Candidatus Poribacteria bacterium genome includes the window TCCTGGACGAGCTCCCGATCCATCGAGCCTATGCGGACTCGTTCCGTCAGATGCTGGAGCAGGCAGCCGCGTCCGAGGACCGTGAAGTCCACTGGGCAGGGCCTGTCCTGCACCAGCAGGGGTCTTGGCGTTGGGTTCAGGGGATGGCTGTTCGGCGGGCAGACCTACCACGCGGGCGGAACCTCGAGGTCTCGATCCGGCGCGTGTCCGCGCTCGCGCCGGCATCGACCGATATCGAGCGGATTCTCGTCAACGCGCACTGCCTCCTCTGGAACGCAGACGTACACCGCGACGGAGAGGGTCTCATCTGGGACCTCCGTCTGGCGAACGAGCCCTCCAGCAACAGCTTGGTCCCGCTCGACACCGCGCCCGACCGAACCAGCGCCGAGACCTGGCACGACAGCAAACATCCAGACGATGTGCCGGTCATGCACGCGCGCGCCGCTGACGCCATTCTGTCCGGGCAGCCGCGCTATTCGCAGGAGTTCCGCTGCATCGACAAGTTCGGCGTGGTCCACTGGCTCTACGAGGACGTCCTGGTCGAATCCGTCGCCGACGGTGAGTGGCGGCTCACCGGAGTCTGCACCGACATCACCGAGCTGAAGCTGGTTCAGCTCGAGGGCGAGCGCCGCAGACGACAACAGGCGTCTCTCGCGGACTTGGCGGACCTGGCTCTCCGCACGACCGATATGGCATCCCTCTATCCGGCGACGGCGCAGCTGGTCGCTAACGCCTTGGAGGTGGACCACGTATCCATCCTGGACCATCTACCCCGTCGTCGCGAGCTCGTGGTGAGAGCCATCACCGACGGTACTCCTGGCGACAATGCAGACGTGCGGTTCCCCCGTGCTGGGACGTTCGCCGACGCCGTCATGACAGAGGGCCCTCTGCTGGTGGTCGAGGACCTGTCGGATCAGCCGATGCTCGTGATCCTGCCAGGAGGTTTGGGCTGGACTCCCGTTAGCGCGATCGGAACCAGTGTCGGGAACCTCCGCGAGGGCGGCGCGGTCCTTCAAATCCTGAGCAGCGAGCCGCGCGAGTTCACGCCCGATGACTTGGAGTACGTCCGAGGCGCAGCGGGGATTCTCGCGACGGCGCAGCGGCAGCACGACACGCGGCGGCGCGAGACGCTGATGGTCGCAGCGATGGGCGTTCTGCTCTCGGCGACGTCTGTCGACGAAGTGATCGAGCGTCTGCCGGAGGCAATCGGTCGGTCGCTCGCGGCTGAGCTCGTGTTGGTCTGGCAGG containing:
- a CDS encoding PAS domain S-box protein, yielding MATTAPQRTPHVSDAMLEGSAADELWALVSRAMADPSVALLVTDGNRFTYASPAAAALLGVSLDLLMNSPAISPIPPRQLAARRDESPWFLGVRGEGDTFRHVCVQPVSCHLHGAGVIAATLSADSDPDPSHRPSPAGRAVLTLDDAFTVVEVADELASMLGYDPSETLGTVLDELPIHRAYADSFRQMLEQAAASEDREVHWAGPVLHQQGSWRWVQGMAVRRADLPRGRNLEVSIRRVSALAPASTDIERILVNAHCLLWNADVHRDGEGLIWDLRLANEPSSNSLVPLDTAPDRTSAETWHDSKHPDDVPVMHARAADAILSGQPRYSQEFRCIDKFGVVHWLYEDVLVESVADGEWRLTGVCTDITELKLVQLEGERRRRQQASLADLADLALRTTDMASLYPATAQLVANALEVDHVSILDHLPRRRELVVRAITDGTPGDNADVRFPRAGTFADAVMTEGPLLVVEDLSDQPMLVILPGGLGWTPVSAIGTSVGNLREGGAVLQILSSEPREFTPDDLEYVRGAAGILATAQRQHDTRRRETLMVAAMGVLLSATSVDEVIERLPEAIGRSLAAELVLVWQVEDRDSPGVLRGEWRGQPDVGEETLRHAASGLAHGEGIAGIAWRRGSAAWAAALSAREVGPAWEARSVDGFRSATAFSVYVRGEVVYVFETLFRQTWVRERELMDAMDSIGWMVGAFVDRRRQENELRESEMRLSRAQRVAAIGDWDVDVGEQVYWWSDEVYR